The DNA region GAGCCATCTCAAGTATTGGTCCGGAATGGAAAGACCTTTTAGACAGTTAAAAAGGAAATCCCAGGAGAGGGTATCAAACGCCTTAGCAATGTCGACTTTAAGAACAATGCGTTTTGGTCCAGAAGCCTTGTGGTATCCATTCACGAGCTCAGCAGCGAGGATAGTGTTTTCAAGCAATAGTCTGTCCTTCACAAAGGCTGTTTGGTTTGGTAGTATGAGGGTTGGTAAGAGGGGCTTTAGCTTAGAGATAACCTTATACAGTGTATTGAGGCAAGAGATAGGGCGGTAATCCACAATTTTTGACGCGCCTGGTCTCTTTGGTACCAAAGTTAGAATCGTTGCATTGGTCGAGGCGGGCAGGAAGGAGGATCTGAAGAAGTTTATAATAGCAGTGGTAACTTCCTCACCAATAAAACCCCAAGCAGCCTTGTAGAAGCCTGAGGTCAAACCATCAGGTCTCGGCGCTTTGTTTGGGTTGACCTTGAAGAACGTTTTGGTAATCTCTTCAGGAGAGGGGATCCTCATCATAACATTGGACTGTTCTTGAGAGCAGCGGAACGGGCAAAGCGTAGTGAACCAAACCTAAGACGACCAGACTGTATGAAGGGAAGACGCAGGGGCTAAGATGGATTGGAAATGTGCAATGGCCAGTTCACTCATCTCTATTGGATCTTCAATTTGGTCCCCAGAGTCAAGAAGGAAAGACTGTATAGTATTATAACTCGCTCGCGCCTGGCAGACTTTCTGAAAGTAAGAGGTATTAAGGTCTCCCTCCTTTAGCCAATTTACCCTGGACTTCTGCCTGAAATAGCTTTCTTCAATCCCTCTGAGAAAGTTCCATTGTAAATGCAGGTCTCGCTCACGCTGGAAGGTGATTGGGGAAGGGTCACTCAAAGCTTGTACCTGCACATCTTGCAACAAACGGTTAGTAGCACTCACTCTCTCTTGTATTTGTGAAAAGTTCTCTCTATTAATAGTTTTTAGGTCTCCCTTAATGATCTTTTGCTTCCAACAGAGATCTTTTAAGTTATCCGCAAAGCTTCCGGCCTGAATCCAAGACTCAAGTACCAACTGGTGAAAATTTGGATGTTTGGTGAGGTAGTTAAAGAACTTGAAAGGTCTAGTACTAGCTTTGGGGAGCTGATAGGCAAGATCTACTAAGCTGGGAGAATGGTCAGAAGGTAGGGGAACAAGGAAGGTAGCTACACTATCGGGGAAGATGGTAAGCCAGTGGTCATTGACAAGTACATGATCCAACTTCTTAGCTATTGGGCCCGCAGGTTGGTTATTACTCCAAGTATAGAGAGTGCCTTGAAACTTGAGGTCAAACAGATCCATTTGTGATAAACAGTCTTTAAGTTCTGTCATCGATGCAGACAGGCCGTTTACAGTAGAAGATGAATGCTCCTGAGGATGAATGATCTGATTAAAGTCACCACCTACTAACCACGGGCAAGTATCCAGGGAGAACATCTGTTGCAACCGTAAGAGCTCCACCCACAGGTCAGTTCTTTCCTCTCTTAAGTTGGAAGCGTAAACAGCTGTAAATACGAATTGAATCTTGTTTGCAATGTTGACCTCACAGGTAACGGTTTGACGCGATTGATGCAGGACTCGAACTTCAATGGGTTCCTTCCAAATTATCACAATACGGCCATCCTCATCAGATAAGTGGTTCGACGTAAACTTCCATCCTTTACAAACCTTTTCCATTACTCGGTTCAAACTAGTTTCTTTGATATGTGTTTCCAAAAGAGCTCCAAAAAGCGGCTGATGAAGCCTAAGCCAATTACAAAAGGGCTGATGCTTATCCGGGTCATTTAGGCCTcggatattccaaaaaaaatgttttgtatcCATTAAGGAAGGGCTGGAGGCACTCCCTGGGGAGTGGTAGCCAACAGTAGCTCTTGAGTAGTAGCCAAAAAGGGGGTTGGTGTAGT from Camelina sativa cultivar DH55 chromosome 3, Cs, whole genome shotgun sequence includes:
- the LOC104778786 gene encoding uncharacterized protein LOC104778786; the protein is MEKVCKGWKFTSNHLSDEDGRIVIIWKEPIEVRVLHQSRQTVTCEVNIANKIQFVFTAVYASNLREERTDLWVELLRLQQMFSLDTCPWLVGGDFNQIIHPQEHSSSTVNGLSASMTELKDCLSQMDLFDLKFQGTLYTWSNNQPAGPIAKKLDHVLVNDHWLTIFPDSVATFLVPLPSDHSPSLVDLAYQLPKASTRPFKFFNYLTKHPNFHQLVLESWIQAGSFADNLKDLCWKQKIIKGDLKTINRENFSQIQERVSATNRLLQDVQVQALSDPSPITFQRERDLHLQWNFLRGIEESYFRQKSRVNWLKEGDLNTSYFQKVCQARASYNTIQSFLLDSGDQIEDPIEMSELAIAHFQSILAPASSLHTVWSS